A genomic segment from Candidatus Margulisiibacteriota bacterium encodes:
- a CDS encoding twin-arginine translocase subunit TatC, whose product MIFLLLFLLGLFCLGFWCSIHILQWFVDFLSASYAVTVATLSPVEAVMNVMQLTLLLMLIVCLPAILLFILNYVRPALYERERRLLIYVPISFALGIAGSVFGWFLAIKVFIPYFDSFSHLLQLQSMWSLNYLTGFVITNLLIFFLVFQVPLLVLVLYSLKILDVQDISRLRRVVIVISLIFGAIVTPPDVVSQLTVALPFYLLFELSVQYCRYKEKRAVAKIAKTPRRAKPKKAPIRRK is encoded by the coding sequence ATGATCTTTTTGCTGCTATTTTTACTGGGGCTCTTTTGCCTGGGCTTCTGGTGCTCTATCCATATTTTGCAATGGTTCGTGGATTTTTTATCCGCCAGTTACGCGGTGACGGTGGCCACGCTGTCGCCAGTGGAAGCCGTGATGAATGTTATGCAGCTGACTTTGCTGCTGATGCTGATCGTTTGTCTGCCGGCAATTTTGCTCTTTATCTTGAATTATGTGCGGCCGGCTTTGTACGAACGTGAACGGCGCCTGCTGATCTATGTGCCGATCAGTTTTGCGCTCGGGATTGCGGGCAGTGTTTTTGGCTGGTTTTTGGCGATCAAAGTTTTTATTCCCTATTTCGACAGTTTTTCCCATTTGCTGCAATTGCAGAGCATGTGGAGTTTGAATTATCTGACCGGTTTTGTGATCACCAATTTGTTGATCTTCTTTTTGGTTTTTCAAGTGCCTTTGCTGGTGCTTGTTTTGTATAGTTTAAAAATTTTAGATGTGCAGGATATCAGCAGACTGCGCCGCGTGGTAATTGTGATCTCGCTGATTTTTGGCGCGATCGTAACACCGCCTGATGTGGTCAGCCAGCTGACCGTCGCGCTGCCGTTTTATTTGTTGTTCGAGCTGTCCGTGCAATACTGCCGGTACAAAGAAAAACGGGCGGTAGCAAAAATAGCCAAAACGCCGCGCCGCGCCAAACCGAAAAAAGCGCCCATCCGCCGGAAATGA
- a CDS encoding twin-arginine translocase TatA/TatE family subunit yields the protein MLGGTELLLIAVVIILLFGGAQLPKLAKSLGRFITEFNEAKDDAEEALQIKKTARKTKKYK from the coding sequence ATGCTGGGTGGAACAGAATTATTATTAATTGCGGTGGTGATCATTCTGCTTTTTGGTGGCGCGCAGCTGCCGAAATTGGCTAAATCGCTGGGGCGTTTTATTACGGAATTCAACGAAGCCAAAGATGACGCGGAGGAAGCTCTGCAAATAAAGAAAACAGCTAGAAAAACCAAAAAGTACAAATAA